The Streptomyces sp. NBC_00691 genome has a segment encoding these proteins:
- a CDS encoding AAA family ATPase, translated as MARLLADRPADKLTIGDMARQLGHSHGAVRNASLTLVRRGEADQSGTGQPEFRANAKTAAAAQTAVISPPGTHAPRAQAATARTTTPAAATPRQTGPIRRAGGQLYHPRELADLPDVEALNRLRDADVPVLLYGPPGTGKTSLVEAAFPDLLTVAGDGDTTVGDLIGEYTQADGGGYVFQYGPLVTAMTEGRALLIDDATLISPKVLAALYPAMDGRRQIQVKAHKGETIKAEPGFYVVAGHNPGVHGAVLTEALSSRFSVQIQIGTDYDLALALKIDARVVRVARHLSRQVDLGELGWAPQLRELLSYQKTEAVLGTNAALANLVGIAPLEDRDAVADAVIKAVGVKKIAPLTLGKQLPASAARKPPGSTVSAHRGRSR; from the coding sequence GTGGCCCGACTGCTGGCCGACCGGCCGGCGGACAAGCTCACCATCGGGGACATGGCCCGGCAGCTGGGCCACTCCCACGGCGCCGTCCGCAACGCCTCCTTGACCCTGGTGCGACGCGGCGAGGCCGACCAAAGCGGGACGGGGCAGCCGGAGTTCCGTGCGAACGCGAAGACCGCCGCAGCCGCGCAGACCGCTGTGATCAGCCCACCGGGCACCCACGCCCCCCGCGCCCAGGCGGCCACGGCCCGCACGACCACTCCCGCCGCAGCCACGCCCAGGCAGACCGGCCCGATCCGCCGCGCGGGGGGCCAGCTCTACCATCCCCGGGAGCTGGCCGATCTGCCCGACGTCGAGGCGCTGAATCGCCTGCGTGACGCCGATGTGCCGGTGCTGCTCTACGGTCCTCCGGGCACCGGCAAGACGTCGCTGGTGGAGGCGGCGTTCCCGGACCTGCTGACCGTCGCCGGTGACGGCGACACCACGGTCGGCGACTTGATCGGCGAGTACACGCAGGCCGACGGCGGAGGTTACGTCTTCCAGTACGGTCCGCTGGTCACCGCGATGACCGAGGGCCGCGCCCTGCTGATCGACGATGCCACTCTGATCTCGCCGAAGGTGTTGGCGGCGCTGTATCCCGCGATGGACGGGCGCAGGCAGATCCAGGTCAAGGCCCACAAGGGCGAGACCATCAAGGCCGAGCCGGGCTTCTACGTGGTGGCGGGCCACAATCCCGGCGTCCACGGTGCGGTTCTGACGGAGGCGCTGTCGTCCCGGTTCAGCGTGCAGATCCAGATCGGCACGGACTATGACCTCGCCCTGGCCTTGAAGATCGATGCCCGGGTGGTCCGGGTCGCCCGACACCTCTCCCGCCAGGTCGACCTCGGCGAGCTGGGCTGGGCCCCCCAACTGCGGGAACTGCTCAGCTACCAGAAGACCGAGGCCGTCCTCGGCACCAACGCCGCGCTCGCGAACCTGGTCGGCATCGCTCCTCTGGAGGATCGCGACGCTGTCGCCGACGCCGTCATCAAGGCTGTCGGCGTCAAGAAGATCGCGCCCCTCACCCTCGGCAAGCAGCTTCCCGCCTCAGCCGCCCGAAAGCCTCCGGGCAGCACCGTCTCCGCGCACCGGGGCCGCTCGCGATGA
- a CDS encoding EF-hand domain-containing protein, giving the protein MPDVLDRKLKRAFALFQGEDKSAPVDRSYFAGLAHLQAATFPGTPAAKIEDLEASFTTFWDRYLVHRSAADGTLTGEGFTSAITSALDTEPTAFLSDIGKVAQCWYAVADSNDDQVIDKDEYAKLYGSLFPLTADELAAGFARMDRDGNGVISHDEVRAASLEYWTSNDPAARGNWLFGPFE; this is encoded by the coding sequence ATGCCTGACGTCCTGGACCGCAAGCTGAAGAGGGCTTTCGCCCTGTTCCAGGGTGAGGACAAGTCCGCCCCGGTCGACCGGTCCTACTTCGCCGGCCTGGCGCATCTCCAGGCGGCGACGTTCCCGGGAACTCCCGCCGCGAAGATCGAGGATCTTGAGGCATCGTTCACCACGTTCTGGGACCGCTATCTCGTGCACAGGTCGGCCGCCGACGGAACCCTCACCGGCGAGGGATTCACGTCCGCGATCACCTCCGCCCTCGACACTGAACCCACGGCGTTTCTCTCCGACATCGGGAAGGTCGCCCAGTGCTGGTATGCCGTGGCCGACAGCAATGACGACCAGGTCATCGACAAGGACGAGTACGCCAAGCTGTACGGATCGCTGTTCCCTCTCACCGCCGACGAACTCGCCGCCGGCTTCGCGAGAATGGACCGCGACGGAAACGGTGTAATCAGCCATGACGAGGTCCGGGCCGCATCGCTGGAGTACTGGACGAGCAATGACCCCGCAGCGCG
- a CDS encoding MFS transporter: MAERPLASPPVTYRAVLGTRHVLRLLAGTLTGRMPSGMVAVSLVLWVTGGGGSLATASALAAIYGLTASVTQPVKGRLMDRHGQTRVSAPAAIVSSSSLLALPVIGPGGSTWLIGAAVALAGLSAPPLESGLRSLWPSVVTDPGQRKVIQALDTGAQGLMYVAGPLLATWLATTFGADAALTAASALVLVGTATVLTSAPSRTWRPHREEAVESARPTKRHRLVSGGMVLLCMGLAALGVSLGGLGVWAAATAETNQAAWLTGVLPAAFSTGSFLGGLLFARLVRRAAPATQLSCTAALFTVGWLALLTQPGPHAAIVTAALPGLFLTMVITCGFETIDALAPASRTTEAYSWLILAVGTGQAAGTVLAGTLADHLLGLSALPAAGAAIATTVFALSRPVLGPRRRPGRHRRTSTPPRPRHRR; encoded by the coding sequence TTGGCCGAACGCCCCCTCGCCTCACCGCCCGTGACCTACCGGGCCGTTCTCGGCACGCGCCACGTCCTGCGCCTGCTCGCCGGCACCCTGACCGGCCGGATGCCGAGCGGCATGGTCGCCGTCTCCCTGGTCCTGTGGGTCACGGGCGGCGGAGGGTCCCTGGCGACGGCCAGCGCACTTGCCGCCATCTACGGGCTGACCGCCAGCGTCACCCAGCCGGTGAAGGGCAGGCTCATGGACCGGCATGGGCAGACCCGTGTGAGCGCGCCCGCCGCCATCGTTTCCAGCAGCAGCCTGCTCGCCCTGCCCGTCATCGGTCCAGGCGGCAGCACGTGGCTGATCGGAGCTGCTGTCGCGCTCGCCGGCCTCTCCGCCCCGCCACTGGAATCCGGTCTGAGGTCACTGTGGCCGAGCGTCGTGACCGACCCGGGGCAGCGAAAGGTCATCCAGGCCCTCGACACCGGCGCCCAGGGCTTGATGTATGTCGCCGGCCCGCTCCTGGCCACCTGGCTCGCCACCACGTTCGGAGCCGACGCCGCGCTGACCGCGGCCTCCGCGCTCGTACTCGTCGGCACCGCCACCGTCCTCACCTCCGCGCCCTCGCGCACCTGGCGCCCCCACCGAGAGGAAGCGGTCGAGTCCGCCCGGCCGACGAAACGACACCGGCTCGTGAGCGGCGGCATGGTGCTGCTGTGCATGGGGCTCGCTGCACTCGGGGTGTCCTTGGGTGGGCTGGGAGTCTGGGCTGCGGCCACCGCCGAAACCAATCAAGCCGCCTGGCTGACCGGCGTACTGCCCGCCGCGTTCTCCACCGGATCGTTCCTCGGCGGACTGCTCTTCGCACGCCTCGTCCGTCGCGCCGCGCCCGCCACCCAACTCAGCTGCACAGCAGCCCTGTTCACAGTCGGGTGGCTGGCACTGCTGACCCAGCCGGGCCCGCACGCGGCGATCGTCACCGCCGCTCTACCGGGGCTCTTCCTCACCATGGTCATCACCTGCGGCTTCGAGACGATCGATGCCCTCGCCCCCGCCTCGCGGACCACCGAGGCGTACTCGTGGCTGATCCTCGCCGTCGGCACCGGCCAGGCCGCGGGCACCGTCCTCGCCGGCACCCTCGCCGACCACCTCCTCGGACTGTCCGCGCTCCCCGCCGCCGGCGCCGCCATCGCCACCACCGTCTTCGCACTCTCCCGGCCCGTGCTCGGCCCCCGCCGCCGGCCGGGCCGGCACCGCCGCACCTCCACCCCACCGCGTCCCCGCCACCGCCGATAG